A single region of the Triticum dicoccoides isolate Atlit2015 ecotype Zavitan chromosome 2B, WEW_v2.0, whole genome shotgun sequence genome encodes:
- the LOC119366538 gene encoding cationic peroxidase SPC4-like, with protein sequence MASSGGMMLAMMGLVAALVCPAVASEFISMPTDDVVLPDGLSYDFHAQSCPNLQDMVRAAVVTARNKDIGVVAGLLRVFFNDCFPNGCDASLLLEESPHYLSERMILPHNAGLHEGALNLIESIRNTVHITCKNVSCADISMLATREAIMLSGAPSYDVPLGWMDSFGPATFDEVDEFLFIPKYSKIFDLVTVFGFRGFDRTDLAALSGAHTIGKTRCGRVDDRTVTPGDDVEFVNFIKKVCKINPDHRQDLDVTTPNTFDNNYYRNLLAGKAVLGSDTELLLDRVTKDLVEKFAKDQGLFFSQFGKSMSKVAHISVGANYGEYRRNCFRPNFIRNLTDEGFVARD encoded by the exons ATGGCGTCGAGCGGTGGAATGATGTTGGCCATGATGGGCCTCGTGGCCGCGCTGGTCTGCCCTGCGGTGGCATCAGAGTTCATCTCCATGCCCACCGACGACGTCGTGCTCCCTGATGGCCTCTCCTACGACTTCCACGCCCAGTCCTGCCCCAACCTGCAGGACATGGTGCGCGCCGCTGTGGTGACAGCGCGCAACAAGGACATCGGcgtcgtcgccggcctcctccgtgTCTTTTTCAACGACTGCTTCCCTAAT GGCTGCGACGCGTCGCTCTTGCTGGAAGAAAGCCCCCACTACTTGAGCGAGCGGATGATTTTGCCCCATAACGCCGGGCTGCACGAGGGCGCGCTCAACCTCATCGAGAGTATCCGCAATACCGTGCACATCACCTGCAAGAACGTGTCCTGCGCCGACATCAGCATGCTCGCCACCCGGGAGGCCATCATGCTGTCAGGGGCACCAAGCTACGATGTGCCGCTCGGCTGGATGGACAGCTTTGGTCCGGCCACGTTTGATGAGGTCGACGAGTTCCTGTTCATACCCAAGTATTCCAAGATCTTTGATCTCGTCACGGTCTTCGGGTTCCGCGGCTTCGACAGGACTGACCTCGCCGCGCTTTCGGGCGCGCACACCATCGGGAAGACACGCTGCGGGAGGGTCGACGACCGCACCGTCACCCCTGGCGATGACGTCGAGTTCGTCAACTTCATCAAGAAAGTTTGCAAAATCAATCCTGACCATAGGCAAGACCTTGACGTTACCACCCCTAACACATTCGACAATAATTACTACCGCAACCTCCTGGCGGGTAAGGCGGTGCTCGGTTCCGACACGGAGCTCCTCCTCGACAGGGTGACCAAAGATTTGGTTGAGAAGTTTGCTAAGGACCAGGGCTTGTTCTTTTCACAGTTCGGCAAATCCATGTCGAAGGTAGCACATATTTCCGTGGGAGCAAACTATGGCGAGTACCGCCGCAACTGCTTCAGGCCCAACTTTATAAGGAACCTCACAGACGAGGGTTTTGTGGCCAGAGATTGA